In Ascaphus truei isolate aAscTru1 chromosome 7, aAscTru1.hap1, whole genome shotgun sequence, one genomic interval encodes:
- the LOC142498486 gene encoding leucine-rich repeat-containing protein 3-like — MRLVDKIYRCSVLLLQRGLLLLLHIQVITSCPKSCKCSDINGAMVVHCSSRNLEEIPIDLPMDTVSLKLDANKIHQVPNNAFRDLSYLQELDLSRNSIEKIELAAFKGVAEGLRLLDLSGNQIHSIPKEALAKLRAKIRLSNNPWHCDCTLQEVLRELKLDPDTVNDISCQTSVQEEYVGKPLIQVLDSGINFCNIHHKTTDVAMFITMFCWFAMVITYVVYYVRHNQEDARRHLEYLKSLPSTQLTKDFDTISTVL; from the coding sequence ATGCGTCTAGTAGACAAGATATACAGGTGTTCAGTATTGCTGCTCCAACGAGGACTTCTGCTTCTGTTACACATCCAAGTCATTACCTCTTGTCCTAAGAGTTGCAAGTGCTCTGACATAAATGGAGCCATGGTGGTCCACTGCAGCTCCAGAAATCTGGAAGAAATCCCCATTGACCTCCCCATGGACACGGTGTCTCTAAAGCTGGATGCCAACAAGATCCATCAGGTCCCCAACAATGCGTTCAGGGACCTGAGCTATCTACAGGAGCTGGACCTGTCTAGGAACTCCATAGAAAAAATTGAGCTGGCCGCCTTTAAAGGGGTGGCCGAGGGGCTGAGGCTGCTGGACCTGTCGGGAAACCAGATTCACAGCATTCCCAAGGAAGCCCTGGCTAAGCTGAGAGCCAAAATCCGGCTATCCAACAACCCTTGGCACTGTGACTGCACCCTTCAGGAGGTTCTGAGGGAACTCAAGTTGGACCCAGATACAGTCAATGACATCTCTTGCCAGACCTCAGTCCAGGAGGAATATGTGGGTAAGCCCTTGATCCAGGTTCTGGACTCGGGTATCAACTTCTGTAACATCCACCACAAAACCACAGACGTGGCCATGTTCATCACCATGTTTTGCTGGTTTGCCATGGTAATAACCTATGTGGTATATTACGTGAGACACAACCAAGAGGATGCGAGGAGGCACTTGGAGTATCTCAAGTCACTGCCCAGTACCCAGTTAACCAAAGACTTTGATACCATCAGCACTGTGCTGTAG